Proteins encoded by one window of Nasonia vitripennis strain AsymCx chromosome 5, Nvit_psr_1.1, whole genome shotgun sequence:
- the Or286 gene encoding odorant receptor 286, with translation MTLLHETVNHPPQNNDIREYLGLNLKMLSFIGLEFNLNNDRPIKKSKFMQILPIFMTNVVSLTIAALEITFIAFVLRNHEEHLAVQICSELFSNILCIGKSLRMATAVASIQTALDEVSILWAKHRPNQHCKMEIMKKARNTLNFSRWYLGFIITGIAGFALPPIHNFVYHYFIRDANNYTLAFSKRIFLLRYPFEIKNVPLFFFVLTEEGYILLISAMHWVTCDTLFAQITTHTSIQLKILHYDIGALINHETVEHRLKAKILIIIRRHQCLLRVCRLIEDIFSPVILTTVLLSALNICVNIFETKAMNAEGNYARAALHANLVLVLFLQILFYCSFAETLTNQTSAIAESVYNCKWTEKNHKLGFYLRMIMMKSQSPFYCTAYGFFPIGHARMASIISTSFSYLMMLQSMS, from the exons ATGACGCTTTTGCATGAAACAGTTAATCACCCCCCGCAGAACAACGACATTCGAGAATATCTAGGCTTGAATCTCAAGATGCTGTCGTTCATCGGATTGGAATTTAACCTGAACAACGACCGGCCGATCAAAAAGTCGAAGTTCATGCAAATCTTGCCGATTTTCATGACCAACGTAGTGTCGTTGACTATAGCAGCTTTGGAAATAACTTTCATAGCATTTGTTTTGAGAAACCACGAAGAACACTTGGCCGTTCAGATTTGCAGTGAATTGTTTTCAAATATACTCTGCATCGGCAAG AGTTTACGTATGGCGACTGCAGTAGCAAGTATACAGACTGCCTTAGACGAAGTTTCAATTCTTTGGGCAAAGCACAGGCCAAACCAACATTGCAAGATGgaaatcatgaaaaaagctcgcaaCACCTTAAATTTCAGCAGATGGTACCTTGGATTTATAATAACCGGAATAGCCGGTTTTGCTTTGCCACCGATCCA CAATTTCGTGTACCACTATTTCATTCGAGATGCCAACAACTACactctggccttttcaaaaagaaTTTTCCTCTTGAGATACccatttgaaataaaaaacgtgccgctttttttctttgttctaACCGAAGAAGGCTATATACTTCTTATATCTGCGATGCACTGGGTTACTTGCGATACTCTATTTGCTCAAATAACGACTCACACCTCGATACAGTTGAAG ATACTGCATTATGACATAGGCGCCTTGATTAACCATGAAACCGTAGAACACCGTTTGAAAGCTAAGATTTTGATAATCATCAGAAGACACCAATGCCTTCTaag AGTTTGCAGACTCATAGAAGACATTTTCAGTCCAGTTATATTGACAACCGTACTGCTGTCAGCACTAAACATTTGCGTGAACATATTTGAAACTAAAGCG ATGAATGCAGAAGGAAATTATGCCAGAGCAGCTCTTCACGCCAATCTGGTACTGGTTTTATTTCTTCAGATACTATTTTATTGCAGCTTTGCAGAAACGCTCACGAATCAG ACAAGTGCAATCGCGGAATCGGTCTACAACTGTAAATGGACTGAAAAGAATCATAAGCTGGGATTTTATCTTCGAATGATTATGATGAAATCGCAAAGTCCATTCTACTGTACAGCATATGGCTTTTTTCCAATAGGACATGCAAGGATGGCATCA ATCATAAGCACGTCTTTTTCATACCTGATGATGCTGCAAAGCATGAGTTAG